The nucleotide sequence CTCGAGCCGATCTGGGGCCGCGACCTGTCGGAGTACGACGCCGACGGGCCGCTTCCCGACATCGACCCGGTGGTCGATGAGGTCGACGGCCAACGCGGGTCGCTGTTCCAGGGCCGTCGCGCGCTCGAGACGGCGCGCGAGTGGCGCGAGAGCGCGGCCGCGGAGGGCCTCTCGATCCGCGAGTTCGTCATCAAGCGGTCGTCGCTGCGCACCTTCGTCGGCGGCTACTCGACCATCGCCGACCGCATCGTGCACTACGTCGACGCGGGGGCGGTCGACGGGTTCAACGTCTCGCCGTACCTCGTGCCCGAAGGGCTCGACGACATCGTCGACGGGCTCATCCCAGAGTTGCAGGAGCGCGGCGTCTACCCCACCGAGTACGTGGGATCGACGCTGCGCGAGAACCTCGGGCTCCCCGCGCTGGGCGAGCGCGCGGAGCTCGCGGCCTGACAGCGCGCTAAGCGACGGCGGATGACGGATCGTGGCGTCGTATGACGACGCAGCAAACCCGGTCGCGCCGGGTGGCCGTAGCGTGACGGTCAGGAGCGGCATCCGTCCGTCCCGACATCCGTCCGTCCGTCCGTCCGTCCGAAAGGATCATCCGCCATGACCGACACCACCGACACCGCGGCCGAGCCCACGTTCGACGCACCCCTCATCACCGCCGAAGAAGCCGCCGGACGCGCCGCGGCGGGAGCACTCGTCGTCGACGTGCGCAGCGACGCCGGCCGGGCACGCGACGGCGTGATCCCCGGATCCATCCGCGGCGACCGCAACAACCTCGACGCGCAATTCCTCATCGACTCGCCCGAGAAGTTCGCAGAGATCACCGACTGGGACCAGGACATCGTCATCGTGTGCGGCACGATCAATGGCTCCGGCCCCGTCGCCGAGCAGCTCCGCGCGAAGGGCTTCACGAACGTCGCGCATGTCGACGGCGGCTTCCCCGCGTGGAAGGAGTCTGGCGGCCCGACCGCGGAGGCCCCTGCCGCCGAGTGACCATCGCGACGCCGGAATGACGGATGCTTCGGCCCTCGCCGCACGGAAGGTCCGAAGCATCCGTCGTTCTAGGCGGTGCGAAGAATCCGCTCGGTGACGCGCGCCGAGAAGTGCAGCGCGTCGACGGGGATCCGCTCGTCGGCGGCGTGGAACTGGGCGAACACGTCGAAGTCTCGAGGTACGTGCAGCGGCACGAACCCGTAGCCATGGATGCCGAGCTTCGCGAAGTGCTTGTTGTCGGTGCTCGCCGGCAGCAGGTAGGGCACCACCACGCCATCAGGGTCCTCGATGGAGATCGCGTCCTGCAGGACGTCAATGATCGGCGCATCGACGGGCGCCTCGGTCGCCGACCACCAGCGGCCCTCCCGGATGTCGATGTCGTCGCCCACGAGCTCACGCAGCCCGTCACGGAGGGCGTCATCCTGTTTGGGAAGGATGCGGATGTCGAGGCGCGCCGACGCCTCCGCCGGGATGATGTTCGTCTTGTCGCCGGCGTCGAGCACCGTCGGGGTCGCTGTGTTGCGCGTCGTCGCGCCGACGAGTGACGACACGAACCCGAGGCTCTCGAGGTCGTCAGCGAGCGACTCGTCGGTGAACGCGAGCCCACGGGCCGCTCCGAAGACGTCGAGGAAGCGCTGCAGCGCGGGCGTGCGCACGACCGGGAACCGGTGCTCGCCGACGGCCGCCACGGCCCGGGCGAGTCGGACCACACTGTTGTCGTCGGTGGGGCGGGAGCCGTGGGCGGCGCGGCCGCGGGCGCGCAGCGTCGACCATGCGACACCCTTCTCGCTCGTGGCCACCAGGTACGCGCGGCGTTCGTCGGCGGGGTCGGCGTACAGCGGCACCGAGAACCCGCCCACCTCGCTGAGGGCTTCGGTGACGCCCGCGAACAGTTCCGGTCGGTTCTCGACGAGCCAGCCGGCGCCCCACACCCCGCCGCTCTCCTCGTCTGCGAGGAATGCCAACACCAGGTCCCGCCGCGGCACGATCCCTTCGCGCGCGAAATGACGCGCCACGGCCAGGATCGTGCCCGCATAGTTCTTCATGTCGACGGCGCCGCGGCCGTACAGATAGCCGTCCTCGATGTCGGCGCCGAAGGGCGGGTGAGTCCAGTCCTTCTCCTCGACCGGCACGACGTCGAGGTGCGCGTGAACCAACAGGGCTCCGGCATCCGGATCACTTCCTGGGATGCGAGCGATGAGCGACCCCCGTCCGGGACGCGACTCGACGAGCTCCGACGCGATGCCCACCTCGGCGAGACGCTCCTGCACCCAGATGGCGGCGCGTGTCTCGCCGTCGCCGATGGTGGCCGCCACCCCGGTGTTCACCGTCTCGATGCGGATGAGGTCGCGGACGAACTGCAGCGCCTCGTCTTCCAACTGGCTGGGCACGGGAGTCTCCTCGGTTACGGGGCTCGTTCGGGCGACTTCGCTGCCACTGCTGCGATGCCGCCGTGCCTGACCATAGACCGCCCCCCTGAATGCCTCCATCGGCGGGGTCGCGCGGCGTCATAGATGGCGCGGTGCCCAACGATGCTCGTGCCCGTTGCGTGCGATGACGCCGGCATTTGGCGACGTCGGCGCCGGTCGCGCACGCTTGACGCATGTCAGACACAGTCCTCGCCTCCACCGACGGCGCGACAGCATCCGCCGGTGACAAGCCGGGGGGCGCCCTCGCCCCGCACGCGGACGCCACGGTGCTCGACAACCCCGCGTGGCATTCACTGACCGGCCCGCACGCCGGCTTCGCGGAGGGGAACGATCTGGTCCGGCGGTACCCCGAGGACGTCGCACCGTTCGTGGCAGTGCGCACGTGGTCCGACCCCGATGTCTGGGACGCACTGCGCGATCTCGTCGGTCCTGGTGCGCCCGTCGGACTATCCGCCGCCGAATGCCCGTTCCCGGCCGGCTGGGAGGACCTGGGCGGCGGCGAGGGGGTGCAGCTCGTCGAGACCGACGCGCTGCGTCCGCGTCCGGATGCCGAGGCCGTCGTCCTGGGGCCGGACGACGTCGCCGACATGCTGGCCATCGTCGAACGCAACCAGCCGGGCCCCTTCCGGCCCCGCACCCATGAGCTGGGCCGGTATGTCGGCATCCGCCGGGAGGGTCGCTTGGTCGCGATGGCCGGCGAGCGACTGCACCCGGAAGGCTGGACCGAGATCAGTGCCGTCTCGACCGACAGTGCTTATCGGCGCCAGGGTCTGGCATCTCGGCTCGTCCTCGACGTGGCCTTCCATATCCAGCAGCGCGGCGACCGAGCCCTGATGCACGCGGCAGCGTCGAACGTGAACGCCATCGCGGCCTATGAACGACTTGGGTTCGCGCTCCGGCGCCGGACGGTCTTCTCGTTCGGACGCGCGCCTCTGTGACCCCGGCCGGGGCCGTACTTCGCAGGTCACTGATGGATCAGGCGCGTCCTGGTCGGTGTCCCGCCCAGACGGACGCTGCGCCCCGGGATTCGGACGGCCGTCTACGGGTGGGTGGCGTGCGACCGGACGGCTGCATCGTGACGAGGTCCCCTAGGGTGCGGACCCATCACCGACGATGACCGGGGCGGTCATAGAGGCACCACGTCGAGCGAGGGCGCCGGGCCGACGGCGACCAGCCGGCCGCGGGAGCGGGACCATTGGCTCCACGAGCCGGGATAGACCACCACATCGACGCCGGCGATCACGCCGGCGAGGGCCGTGTGGGTCGCCGCGATGCCCGAGCCGCAATATGCCGCCACGGCGACACCATCTCGCACCCCTGCGGCGGCGAACTCCGCGCGGATCTCGTCCGCCGAGCGGAACTTCCCGGCCGACAGGTGCACGGTCGTCGGCAAGTTCACGGCGCCCGGGATATGCCCGCCGACCGGGTCAAGCGGTTCGCTGTCGCCGCGATACCGCTCGGGCGCGCGCACGTCGAGCAGCAGGCCGTGGTCGGGCCATTCCTCGACGCCGTCGATGTCGGCCACGCCCTCGGTGATCTCGTCGAGCACGATGTCTCCCGGCGGCCGCGGCAGCACGTCGCCGGTCTCGAGGGGCAATCGTTCGGCGAGCCAGCCGCGAAGACCGCCGTCGAGCACGCGCACGTCGGTGACTCCGGATCGTGTCAGCACCCACCAGGCGCGGGCGGCCGCGACCGAGTGCACATCGTCGTAGGCCACAACCGTCTGGCCGGCGCGGATCCCCCACCGCCGAGCGGCGGCCTGCAGCTGCTCCCGCGGTGGCAGCGGATGCCGCCCCTCGGCCGGGTCGCCGCGCCGCGCAAGCTCGTGGTCCAGGTCGACGTAGACCGCCCCAGGCAGGTGCCCGTCGAGGTAATCGGGCCGACCCTCGGGTCGATCGAGACGCCAGCGCACGTCGAGGATGCGCGGCGGTGTGCCGCCGCGGATGAGATCGGCGAGCTCGGTCGCCGAGATGAGTGGGGTGACCATACGGTCATGCTGGTCGGGCGGCTGACCGAGTGAAACGTTCCGACGAAATACGCCGCGATAGGGCGACGCGCGACGTCACATAGGAACAAGAGGAGCCGCGCCAGCTCGCTTCCGTGGCACCTCACCCGTCGTCGGTCCAAAAATCGCCCAGTCCGAATCGGGCCCAGCGTGAAGATCGACCGCGCTGGAGCCAGGACTGCCTCCGAATACCGAATGCAACTCGGGTGACAGATGATGACGCTCGGTTTCTCGGTTTGACGACCGGCTAGGTCGGCGGCATGGACGCTTCTACTGTCGCCGGTGGGTCCCTGTAGGGTCCTGACCCGGCGACGCGAACCGCTGCCCAATGGTGCGCGACGGCGCAATTCCCCCCAACCCGAGTAATGCCGACCGAAGGCGACACCGTGAACAAACTACGCACCGCGACAGCAATCACCTCTCTCGGACTCGTCGCCGCCATGATGGCAGGCTGCGCCTCCGCCGTCGGAGCGCCCACCGAGACCCCCGCCGCAGCAGACGCCGGCCCATCGGTGGGCGAGCTCCGGCTGGGGTACTTCGCGAACGTCACCCACGCGCCGGCGCTGGTCGGCCTGGAAGAGGGCCTGTTCGCGGACGCGCTCGGCGACGTCGAGGTCACCACCCAGGTCTTCAACGCCGGCCCGGCCGCGATCGAGGCGCTCTCGGCGGGCGCGATCGATGCGACCTACATCGGCCCGAACCCGTCGATCAACACCTTCATCCAGTCCGGCGGGGAGTCCGCCCGCATCATCGCCGGTGCGGCCACCGGCGGTGCCGCGCTGGTGGTCCGCGACGGCATCGACACCCCGGCCGCCCTGGAGGGCACCACGATCGCGACGCCGCAGCTGGGCAACACGCAGGACGTCGCGGCGCGGGTGTGGCTGGCCGATGAAGGGTTCGAGACCGACACCTCCGGCGGCGGCGACGTGCAGATCACCCCGACCGAGAACGCGCAGACGCTGACACTGTTCCAGGACGGGCAGCTGGACGGCGCGTGGCTGCCCGAGCCGTGGGTGTCGCGGCTGATCGTGGACGCCGGCGCGCACGTGCTGCAGGACGAGGCCGACCTGTGGGAGGACGGCCAGTTCCCCACCACCGTGCTGTTGGTGCGCAAGGAGTTCCTCGACGAGCACCCGGATGTGGTCGCCGACCTGCTGGCCGGTCACGAGGCCGCCGTGCGGTGGATCGCGGACAACCCCGACCAGGCGCCGGCGGTGATCAACGGGGCGATCGAGAAGGAGACCGGCAAGCCGCTCGCCGACGCCGTCATCACCCGGGCACTCGAGCACGTGACGTTCTCCGTCGACCCGCACGCCGACACGTTCGAGACACTCGTCGACAACGGCATCCAGGCCGGCACCCAGAAGGACGGCTCCATCGAGGGACTCTTCGACCTCACCCTCCTGAACAAGCAGCTCGAGGCCGAGGGCGAAGAGCCCATCTCGGCAGCGGGACTCGGCGAGGACTGAACACCAGCACCGCTCCCCGCGTCCGCCCCCGGAACTGCTCCCGCCGCTCCGGGGGCGGACGCATGCGGCGCGCCCGGTCGCAGGACAACTGTCGCGGCACCGCCACATGCGCGACGGAGATTCCGCACCTCTCAGGAGGTGAAGTGAGTCCGCAGAAAGTCCGCAGAATCCCCGTTCCACCACTCACGCCGGCATCCGCGTCCAACCGCAGATCCGCGGAATTCCGCGGATCTCCCCCGCACCCCACTCCACTCAATCCACCCGATGCCGTTCGTCAACTACCGCTGACGCGAGCCCCTGACCTGGGGTTCATTGGTTTCGATCCGCCCATCAGTCGCACCACGATCGCAACCGCGAAGTTCCTCACCTTCGCCATCTGGGCAGCGCTGGTCGCCATCACCCTCCCGGTACTGATGCTCGGTACCGGACTGATCCTCGGACTGGGAACACCCGACCCGGACGCGACCGCCGGACTGCTCGGCCTCGCTGCCGTCTCGCTGGTCGACATTGCCCTGGCCACCCCGGTGGCCTGGGCGGCAACCCTCGGACAGACCCAACTCACGATCCCCTTCGGAACGATCTTCGCCAGCCTGACCATCTGGTCATCGCACCGACTTCAACTCGACCGCTGAATCCACCCCGACTAACGTGACCGACCGTGTGCTTGTCGCCCCGGTCGCCGGCGTCGCCGATGTGTGAGGAGGTGCAGGAGCAAGCTTTGTCGGACCTCCGTTCAGCGTTCGAATCCGGACGTTCCTGAGGAAACGTATGGATGTTCGCTCGGGGACGCGGATCGGTCGTGCGGCAACGTCACGCTGATCGCGTGATGAGGGTTGCGGAGCTGAGGAGTACGGTGAGCGCGGCGAATCTTCTGCCGGGGAGTGCGACTCGTGAGGGGATGACATGAGCGATGCAGCCAGGGACACCATCGTGGCCACGGGGATCAGCCCGGGAGTGGCGATAACGATCGACGGGGTCCCGAACCTCCGAGACCTGGGAGGCTGGGCCGCTGCGGGCGGCACGGTCCGTACCGGTCAGGTGTACCGATCCGCGGAGTTCTCGGGGCTCAGCGGCCCGGCAGCGGACGAGTTCGGCAGCCTCGGAGTGTGGGCGGTGTACGACCTGCGCACGGCGGACGAACGCTCTGCGAACGCGAACATTCTTCCCACCGGCATCGAGTACATCATCTTCGACATCCTGGCCGACCGGCCGGGTGCCGGGCCGGCGCAGATGGTGCAAGTGCTCAGCGACCCGAAGGCCGCGGAGCAGCTGCTGGGTGACGGCAAGGCCGTGAAGATCTTCGAGGAGAGCTATCGGCAGTTCCTCACGCTCCCCAGCGCCGTCACGGGTTATCGGCAGTTCTTCACCATTCTCGCTGAGAAAGAGCACCGACCCGCGCTGTTCCACTGCACGACGGGCAAGGACCGGACCGGATGGGCGGCGGCGTCGCTGTTGTGGCTGCTCGGTGTGAGCGACGAGGACGTCCTGGCCGACTACCTGCTCACCAACGACTCGCTCGTACCGGCCCTTCAACCGATGGTGGACAAGTTCG is from Microbacterium sp. LWH3-1.2 and encodes:
- a CDS encoding rhodanese-like domain-containing protein; this translates as MTDTTDTAAEPTFDAPLITAEEAAGRAAAGALVVDVRSDAGRARDGVIPGSIRGDRNNLDAQFLIDSPEKFAEITDWDQDIVIVCGTINGSGPVAEQLRAKGFTNVAHVDGGFPAWKESGGPTAEAPAAE
- a CDS encoding M20/M25/M40 family metallo-hydrolase, which gives rise to MPSQLEDEALQFVRDLIRIETVNTGVAATIGDGETRAAIWVQERLAEVGIASELVESRPGRGSLIARIPGSDPDAGALLVHAHLDVVPVEEKDWTHPPFGADIEDGYLYGRGAVDMKNYAGTILAVARHFAREGIVPRRDLVLAFLADEESGGVWGAGWLVENRPELFAGVTEALSEVGGFSVPLYADPADERRAYLVATSEKGVAWSTLRARGRAAHGSRPTDDNSVVRLARAVAAVGEHRFPVVRTPALQRFLDVFGAARGLAFTDESLADDLESLGFVSSLVGATTRNTATPTVLDAGDKTNIIPAEASARLDIRILPKQDDALRDGLRELVGDDIDIREGRWWSATEAPVDAPIIDVLQDAISIEDPDGVVVPYLLPASTDNKHFAKLGIHGYGFVPLHVPRDFDVFAQFHAADERIPVDALHFSARVTERILRTA
- a CDS encoding GNAT family N-acetyltransferase; the protein is MSDTVLASTDGATASAGDKPGGALAPHADATVLDNPAWHSLTGPHAGFAEGNDLVRRYPEDVAPFVAVRTWSDPDVWDALRDLVGPGAPVGLSAAECPFPAGWEDLGGGEGVQLVETDALRPRPDAEAVVLGPDDVADMLAIVERNQPGPFRPRTHELGRYVGIRREGRLVAMAGERLHPEGWTEISAVSTDSAYRRQGLASRLVLDVAFHIQQRGDRALMHAAASNVNAIAAYERLGFALRRRTVFSFGRAPL
- a CDS encoding sulfurtransferase, with the protein product MVTPLISATELADLIRGGTPPRILDVRWRLDRPEGRPDYLDGHLPGAVYVDLDHELARRGDPAEGRHPLPPREQLQAAARRWGIRAGQTVVAYDDVHSVAAARAWWVLTRSGVTDVRVLDGGLRGWLAERLPLETGDVLPRPPGDIVLDEITEGVADIDGVEEWPDHGLLLDVRAPERYRGDSEPLDPVGGHIPGAVNLPTTVHLSAGKFRSADEIRAEFAAAGVRDGVAVAAYCGSGIAATHTALAGVIAGVDVVVYPGSWSQWSRSRGRLVAVGPAPSLDVVPL
- a CDS encoding ABC transporter substrate-binding protein produces the protein MNKLRTATAITSLGLVAAMMAGCASAVGAPTETPAAADAGPSVGELRLGYFANVTHAPALVGLEEGLFADALGDVEVTTQVFNAGPAAIEALSAGAIDATYIGPNPSINTFIQSGGESARIIAGAATGGAALVVRDGIDTPAALEGTTIATPQLGNTQDVAARVWLADEGFETDTSGGGDVQITPTENAQTLTLFQDGQLDGAWLPEPWVSRLIVDAGAHVLQDEADLWEDGQFPTTVLLVRKEFLDEHPDVVADLLAGHEAAVRWIADNPDQAPAVINGAIEKETGKPLADAVITRALEHVTFSVDPHADTFETLVDNGIQAGTQKDGSIEGLFDLTLLNKQLEAEGEEPISAAGLGED
- a CDS encoding tyrosine-protein phosphatase; translation: MSDAARDTIVATGISPGVAITIDGVPNLRDLGGWAAAGGTVRTGQVYRSAEFSGLSGPAADEFGSLGVWAVYDLRTADERSANANILPTGIEYIIFDILADRPGAGPAQMVQVLSDPKAAEQLLGDGKAVKIFEESYRQFLTLPSAVTGYRQFFTILAEKEHRPALFHCTTGKDRTGWAAASLLWLLGVSDEDVLADYLLTNDSLVPALQPMVDKFAAIGGDPALLAPVVGVQASYLDAARTEMESQFGDIETYFSNGLWLSSRTIDALRSSLVANA